One Nocardia iowensis DNA window includes the following coding sequences:
- a CDS encoding DUF222 domain-containing protein, with the protein MNIHSTALAPDAPAPGWPELADVDLLRTLVETERRRRRLDAAMRAAVAEAERRGLAADTGYRDTVELLTDLLRISAYEARRRIEYAAPQARSRSRKKWRVLAAAS; encoded by the coding sequence GTGAACATACATTCGACCGCGCTGGCGCCGGATGCTCCAGCGCCGGGATGGCCGGAACTGGCCGATGTCGACTTGCTGCGCACCCTCGTCGAAACCGAACGCCGCCGGAGGCGACTGGACGCTGCCATGCGCGCGGCCGTCGCCGAAGCCGAGCGTCGCGGCCTCGCCGCAGACACCGGCTATCGGGATACCGTGGAGCTATTGACTGATCTGCTGCGAATCAGTGCCTACGAAGCGCGTCGGCGAATCGAATACGCGGCTCCGCAGGCCCGCTCGCGTTCCAGGAAGAAGTGGAGGGTGCTGGCGGCAGCAAGTTGA
- a CDS encoding TetR/AcrR family transcriptional regulator, whose amino-acid sequence MSPKPMTRPGGRSARVQQSVHTAVRELESESGRDTLTVPLIAARAGVTPSTIYRRWGDLQELLSDVAVERLRPESAPADHGSLAADLTAWAEQFLEEMSADPGRAYIRDALLGDPDSGNAGACSDYAVEQIELILSRAVGRGELAPDVETLIDHVVAPMMYRIQFRPHPMPQDYARLLVENALKGLGPRRT is encoded by the coding sequence ATGAGCCCCAAGCCCATGACCCGCCCTGGCGGCCGCAGTGCGCGAGTACAGCAGTCTGTGCACACGGCCGTCCGGGAACTGGAGTCTGAAAGTGGACGCGACACACTGACCGTGCCGCTCATCGCGGCACGGGCCGGTGTCACACCGTCGACGATCTATCGCAGGTGGGGTGATCTGCAGGAATTGCTTTCCGACGTCGCGGTCGAACGCCTGCGCCCCGAATCGGCGCCGGCCGACCATGGCAGCCTGGCCGCCGATTTGACCGCGTGGGCAGAGCAATTCTTGGAGGAGATGTCCGCGGACCCGGGGCGGGCCTACATCCGCGATGCCCTGCTCGGCGACCCCGACAGTGGCAATGCTGGAGCCTGCTCGGACTATGCGGTCGAGCAGATCGAACTGATCCTTTCCCGCGCGGTGGGTCGCGGCGAATTGGCCCCCGACGTCGAAACCCTGATCGATCATGTTGTCGCACCGATGATGTATCGCATCCAATTCCGGCCGCATCCAATGCCGCAGGACTACGCACGCCTTCTCGTCGAGAACGCCTTGAAAGGGCTCGGTCCTCGCCGGACCTGA